The following proteins are encoded in a genomic region of Streptococcus sp. 29892:
- a CDS encoding extracellular solute-binding protein, with protein MKMKTFLKCASVCAFASFLVACGNASGGSDKVEIEYFSQKPEMQATLQEIIDDFEKENPTIDIKFSNVPDAGTVLKTRMANNEAPDVINIYPQNADFKAYAADGRFLEIGDDAGLSHLKDGAVTPYLVNEKNYTLPLTANAYGIYYNKDKFKELGLEVPTTYAEFVALVDKIKSDGSVAPFALSLNDAWSLNGYHQLAWVTVAGGFDGAEDILIRSAKGAIQDDATTKAVLERLQLLTDNGQKGATGALYADAVASFAAGDALMLPQGTWAATAVNQQEPEFEYGMFTFPGDKEGGDYTIGAADLALSISADTEHPEESKKFLEYLSRPEVMQKYYDVDGSPTSVEGVDTEGKFEETAGVTQYAFTDKHVVWLQSEWESEEEFWNITAEMVKNPNSAELVKKLNAFFDPMKK; from the coding sequence ATGAAAATGAAAACATTTTTAAAATGTGCGTCCGTCTGTGCTTTTGCCAGCTTCTTGGTTGCTTGTGGGAATGCAAGTGGTGGTAGTGATAAGGTTGAGATTGAATATTTCTCACAAAAACCTGAAATGCAAGCAACTCTTCAAGAAATTATTGATGATTTTGAAAAAGAAAATCCTACGATTGATATTAAATTTTCAAATGTACCAGATGCAGGAACTGTTCTGAAAACCCGTATGGCAAATAACGAAGCACCAGATGTCATCAACATTTATCCACAAAATGCGGACTTCAAAGCATATGCAGCGGATGGGCGTTTCCTAGAAATTGGTGATGATGCAGGTCTCAGTCATCTAAAAGATGGTGCTGTAACGCCTTATCTTGTTAATGAAAAAAATTACACCCTTCCTTTGACAGCTAATGCCTATGGAATTTACTATAATAAGGATAAGTTCAAAGAATTGGGTCTCGAAGTTCCTACTACGTATGCAGAATTTGTAGCTTTGGTAGACAAAATCAAGTCTGATGGCAGTGTAGCCCCATTTGCCCTTTCTTTGAATGATGCTTGGTCCTTGAACGGCTACCATCAGTTAGCTTGGGTAACTGTTGCGGGTGGTTTTGATGGCGCTGAAGATATTCTAATCCGCAGTGCAAAGGGAGCAATTCAAGATGACGCTACAACAAAAGCTGTCTTAGAACGCTTGCAATTGTTGACAGATAACGGACAAAAAGGTGCAACTGGAGCCCTCTATGCAGATGCAGTCGCAAGCTTTGCAGCAGGTGATGCACTCATGCTTCCACAAGGTACATGGGCAGCTACAGCTGTTAACCAACAAGAACCAGAATTTGAATATGGTATGTTTACCTTCCCTGGTGACAAAGAAGGTGGCGACTATACCATCGGTGCAGCAGACCTTGCTCTCTCAATTTCTGCAGATACAGAGCACCCAGAAGAGTCTAAAAAATTCTTAGAATACCTCTCACGTCCAGAAGTGATGCAAAAATACTATGATGTAGATGGCTCACCAACTTCAGTTGAAGGTGTAGATACAGAAGGTAAGTTTGAAGAAACTGCTGGCGTTACACAATATGCCTTCACTGACAAACACGTTGTTTGGTTGCAATCTGAATGGGAATCAGAAGAAGAGTTCTGGAATATCACTGCTGAAATGGTTAAAAATCCTAACTCAGCAGAATTAGTGAAAAAACTGAACGCATTCTTTGACCCAATGAAAAAATAA
- a CDS encoding carbohydrate ABC transporter permease codes for MNQKGFIAKYWPYLFVAIPIGLQLIFFFYPLFTGIYYSLTDWNGLTSDFSLIGIQNYLDILKNPDFYTSMTFTIIFTIGLIIGEIVIGIWLATLLNRKIKAVGFFRTWYFFPAVLSTVTLGLIFVQLFNYGFTQIGEILHIDWLMENLLVQENTVIPAVIFVALWQGLAMPVIIFLSGLQSIPEDVKEAAAIDGATRSQQFFNIELPFLLPSISMVFILAMKSGLTAFDLIFALTSGGPDGKTESLGLLVYNYAFVDNKFSYANALAVVLFIFIIVISLIQMRISKKFEI; via the coding sequence ATGAATCAAAAAGGATTTATTGCCAAATATTGGCCCTATCTATTTGTTGCTATACCAATCGGTCTACAGCTAATCTTTTTCTTCTATCCCCTATTTACAGGTATCTATTACAGCTTGACAGATTGGAATGGATTGACATCTGATTTTAGTTTAATTGGTATTCAAAACTATCTAGACATCTTAAAAAATCCTGATTTTTATACTTCCATGACCTTTACCATCATCTTCACTATTGGTTTAATCATTGGAGAAATAGTCATAGGGATTTGGTTGGCTACCCTGCTCAATCGTAAGATTAAAGCGGTTGGTTTCTTTAGAACCTGGTATTTCTTCCCGGCAGTGCTATCCACAGTTACGTTAGGATTGATTTTTGTTCAATTATTTAACTATGGTTTCACACAAATTGGTGAGATTCTGCATATTGATTGGTTGATGGAAAACTTATTGGTACAAGAAAATACTGTTATTCCAGCAGTGATTTTTGTGGCTCTCTGGCAAGGGCTGGCTATGCCAGTTATCATTTTCCTTTCTGGTTTACAAAGTATTCCAGAAGATGTGAAAGAAGCAGCTGCAATCGATGGAGCTACTCGTTCTCAACAATTTTTCAATATTGAACTTCCATTCTTATTACCATCTATCAGTATGGTTTTCATCTTGGCAATGAAGTCAGGTTTGACAGCATTTGACCTTATCTTTGCACTGACAAGTGGTGGCCCAGACGGCAAAACAGAGTCCTTGGGTTTACTCGTTTACAACTATGCCTTTGTAGACAATAAATTCTCTTATGCCAATGCTTTGGCTGTAGTACTCTTCATCTTCATTATTGTCATCTCATTGATTCAGATGAGAATTTCGAAGAAATTTGAAATTTAG
- a CDS encoding carbohydrate ABC transporter permease: MNTQKQKNWWVYLVLFSGILFMFIPLLVTIISSFKPTKEITSNFFGLPENFTLNNYERLFNDGIVQYFGNSALITIVAVGLILLVIPMAAFAVARQMKRQTVFNFIYFFLIIGIFVPFQVIMLPMTKLMSSLGLNNIVGLIILYLTYAVPQALFLYVGYIKTIVPEEMDEAAAIDGCDKFTMYWKIIFPLMKPMHATVLIINALWVWNDFLLPLLVLNRDQSMWTLPLFQYNYQGMYFSDYGPSFASYVVGIIPILLVYLVFQKHIISGMTSGSVK; this comes from the coding sequence ATGAATACTCAAAAACAGAAAAATTGGTGGGTCTATCTCGTGCTCTTCAGCGGTATTCTCTTTATGTTTATTCCGCTACTTGTAACGATTATTAGCTCATTCAAACCAACCAAGGAAATCACGAGCAATTTCTTTGGTCTTCCTGAAAATTTCACCTTAAATAACTACGAACGTTTGTTTAATGATGGGATTGTACAATATTTTGGCAATTCAGCCTTGATTACGATTGTAGCTGTTGGCTTGATTCTACTTGTTATTCCAATGGCAGCTTTCGCCGTAGCCCGTCAAATGAAACGCCAGACAGTGTTTAACTTTATCTACTTTTTCTTGATTATCGGGATTTTCGTACCTTTTCAGGTTATTATGCTCCCAATGACAAAATTGATGTCAAGTCTTGGATTGAACAACATTGTCGGTCTGATTATCTTGTACTTAACCTATGCAGTTCCTCAGGCCCTCTTCCTCTATGTCGGCTATATTAAGACTATTGTACCTGAGGAAATGGATGAGGCGGCAGCTATTGATGGCTGTGATAAATTTACTATGTACTGGAAAATCATTTTCCCACTCATGAAACCTATGCATGCAACCGTTTTGATTATCAATGCCCTCTGGGTCTGGAACGATTTCCTCTTGCCTTTACTAGTATTGAACCGTGATCAAAGCATGTGGACCTTGCCACTTTTTCAATACAATTACCAAGGTATGTATTTTAGTGACTATGGTCCATCATTTGCATCCTATGTGGTGGGAATTATCCCAATCTTATTGGTATACCTTGTCTTCCAGAAACATATTATTTCAGGTATGACAAGTGGTTCTGTCAAATAA
- the gtfA gene encoding sucrose phosphorylase, whose translation MKIKNQAMLITYSDSLGKNLKDLKKVLEGPLKDVVGGIHILPFFPSSGDRGFAPMDYTKVDPAFGDWSDIEALSKDYYLMFDFMINHISAKSPYFLDFLEKKDESAYADLFIRYKNFWPNGEPTQEDVDLIYKRKPRAPYRIATFADGSEEKVWCTFDEQQIDLDVTTETTRRFIQENLEQLAEHGASIIRLDAFAYANKKIGTNCFFVEPDIWEMLHFPRQLLAPKDVEILPEIHEHYTIQQKIAEQDYYVYDFALPMLVLHALYSGHVNRLVHWMEICPRKQFTTLDTHDGIGVVDVKDLLTDEETEETREALYAQGANVKKIYSTEAYNNLDIYQINCTYYSALGNNDQAYLLARVLQCFAPGIPQIYYVGLLAGENDIELLESSKEGRNINRHYYELEEIEQEVQRPVVQSLFKLLKFRNTSPAFDGEFSVKMLDETSMEIFWNNQDAGVSARLTANLKEKSFEIVEIEEGKMTTIEL comes from the coding sequence ATGAAAATTAAAAACCAAGCTATGTTGATTACCTATTCTGATAGTTTAGGCAAGAATCTCAAGGATTTGAAAAAAGTTCTTGAGGGACCATTAAAGGATGTTGTGGGAGGTATTCACATTCTACCATTCTTCCCATCATCAGGTGACCGTGGGTTTGCACCAATGGATTATACAAAGGTGGACCCTGCATTTGGAGATTGGTCAGATATTGAAGCATTGAGCAAGGACTATTATCTGATGTTCGATTTTATGATCAATCATATTTCTGCAAAATCTCCTTATTTCCTTGATTTTCTTGAAAAGAAAGATGAATCAGCTTATGCGGATTTGTTTATTCGCTATAAAAACTTTTGGCCAAATGGTGAGCCAACGCAAGAAGATGTTGATTTAATCTATAAGCGTAAACCTCGTGCTCCATATCGTATTGCAACATTTGCTGATGGTAGTGAGGAGAAGGTATGGTGTACCTTTGATGAGCAACAGATTGACTTAGATGTGACAACAGAGACAACCCGTCGTTTCATCCAAGAAAATCTGGAACAGTTGGCAGAACATGGTGCTTCGATCATTCGTTTGGACGCCTTTGCTTATGCCAATAAAAAAATCGGAACCAACTGTTTCTTTGTGGAACCTGATATTTGGGAAATGCTCCATTTTCCACGTCAGTTATTGGCTCCAAAAGATGTGGAAATCTTGCCTGAAATTCATGAACACTACACCATTCAGCAAAAAATTGCGGAACAGGATTATTATGTTTATGACTTTGCCTTGCCAATGCTGGTTCTCCACGCTTTGTATTCAGGTCATGTCAATCGCCTGGTTCACTGGATGGAGATTTGCCCTCGCAAGCAATTTACAACCCTAGATACACATGATGGAATCGGTGTTGTAGATGTTAAGGATTTGCTGACGGATGAGGAGACAGAGGAAACGCGTGAAGCCTTGTATGCACAAGGTGCCAATGTCAAGAAAATTTATAGCACTGAAGCTTACAATAATTTGGATATTTATCAGATTAACTGTACTTATTATTCTGCCCTCGGCAATAACGATCAAGCTTACCTATTAGCGCGTGTTCTCCAATGTTTTGCACCAGGTATTCCACAAATTTACTATGTTGGTTTGCTAGCAGGCGAAAATGATATTGAACTTTTGGAATCAAGCAAGGAAGGCCGCAATATCAATCGCCATTACTATGAGTTGGAAGAAATTGAGCAGGAAGTGCAACGGCCAGTTGTACAATCCTTGTTCAAACTCCTTAAATTCCGCAATACAAGTCCAGCTTTCGACGGAGAGTTCTCCGTTAAGATGTTGGATGAAACAAGTATGGAAATTTTCTGGAATAATCAAGATGCAGGAGTATCTGCCCGTCTAACAGCTAACCTAAAAGAAAAATCCTTTGAAATTGTTGAAATAGAAGAGGGCAAAATGACCACAATTGAGTTATAA
- a CDS encoding glycoside hydrolase family 13 protein: MPEIQKTDWWKKSVIYQIYPRSFQDSNGDGVGDIRGIISRLDYLYELGIDAIWLSPVYQSPMDDNGYDISDYQGIAPEFGTMEDMEELIAEGHKRNIKIIMDLVLNHTSDEHFWFQEALKGPDNPYYDYYIWADEPNGLRSTFSGSAWEYVPHLNKYYLHQFSVKQPDLNWKNSALKQEIWDMINFWIEKGVGGFRLDVIDLIGKEPEKLITADGPTLHPLIQELNEKTFGAYDLVTVGETWSANPENAQLYSHPDRKEFSMIFQFEHVGLDQQEGKEKWDLAPLDPARLHNVLSKWQTELVGKGWNSLFWNNHDLPRAISRFGDDRPAFRELSGKMLAIYLHFMSGTPYIYQGEEIGMINTPIMDISQVDDIETRRMYAERMEKGYSKEELITSINAKGRDNARRPMQWTAEEGAGFSTGQAWLALGDTVKDINVEKALADKQSLFYTYQKLIALRKEYPCMSEGKYEVIETGNDLVMAYRKYDEKDDFIILVNFTSEEQAYELSLEDYSLFMHNYDNKVIFDKSVLRPYEAIVFKK, encoded by the coding sequence ATGCCAGAAATACAAAAAACAGATTGGTGGAAGAAGTCCGTCATTTACCAAATTTATCCTCGTAGTTTTCAAGATTCAAATGGAGATGGAGTAGGGGATATTCGAGGGATTATCAGCCGATTAGATTATCTTTACGAACTAGGTATTGATGCAATTTGGCTCAGTCCTGTTTATCAGTCCCCCATGGATGACAATGGTTACGACATCAGTGACTACCAAGGAATTGCTCCAGAATTTGGGACCATGGAAGATATGGAAGAGTTGATTGCAGAAGGCCATAAACGCAATATCAAAATTATCATGGATTTGGTGCTCAATCATACCTCGGATGAACATTTTTGGTTTCAAGAAGCCCTCAAAGGACCAGATAATCCCTATTATGACTATTATATTTGGGCTGACGAGCCGAATGGATTACGCTCGACCTTCTCAGGCTCTGCGTGGGAATACGTTCCACATCTGAACAAATACTATCTCCACCAATTCTCTGTTAAGCAACCGGACTTGAACTGGAAAAATTCTGCTCTGAAACAAGAAATCTGGGATATGATCAATTTTTGGATTGAAAAAGGTGTCGGCGGTTTCAGGCTAGATGTGATTGATTTGATTGGAAAAGAACCGGAAAAATTAATTACAGCCGATGGACCGACTCTCCATCCTCTTATTCAGGAATTAAATGAGAAAACCTTTGGTGCATACGACTTAGTGACTGTTGGGGAAACCTGGAGTGCCAATCCAGAAAATGCTCAGTTATATTCGCATCCTGATCGAAAAGAATTTTCGATGATTTTCCAATTTGAACATGTAGGACTTGATCAGCAGGAAGGAAAAGAAAAGTGGGATTTGGCACCGCTTGATCCAGCTCGTTTGCATAATGTTCTATCCAAATGGCAGACTGAACTGGTTGGTAAAGGCTGGAACTCGCTTTTCTGGAATAATCATGATTTACCTCGTGCCATTTCTCGCTTCGGTGATGATCGACCTGCATTTCGTGAACTAAGTGGTAAAATGTTGGCTATTTATCTTCATTTTATGTCAGGGACACCTTATATCTACCAAGGTGAGGAAATCGGTATGATTAATACACCGATTATGGATATTAGCCAAGTGGACGATATTGAAACACGTCGCATGTATGCAGAAAGAATGGAGAAGGGCTATAGTAAGGAAGAACTGATAACATCCATTAATGCTAAAGGCCGAGACAATGCTCGTCGTCCAATGCAATGGACAGCAGAAGAAGGTGCAGGTTTCAGTACAGGTCAAGCCTGGCTGGCTTTAGGAGATACAGTCAAAGACATCAACGTTGAAAAAGCACTTGCAGACAAACAATCGCTTTTCTATACCTATCAAAAATTAATCGCTCTTCGGAAAGAATATCCTTGTATGTCTGAAGGAAAATATGAAGTGATTGAGACAGGGAACGACTTGGTAATGGCTTATCGTAAATATGATGAAAAGGATGATTTCATTATTTTAGTCAATTTCACAAGTGAAGAGCAAGCGTACGAGTTATCACTTGAGGACTATTCCTTGTTTATGCATAATTACGATAATAAAGTAATTTTTGATAAGTCTGTATTAAGACCTTACGAAGCAATTGTTTTCAAAAAATAA